A region from the Arachis ipaensis cultivar K30076 chromosome B01, Araip1.1, whole genome shotgun sequence genome encodes:
- the LOC107644024 gene encoding agamous-like MADS-box protein AGL5 yields MELPHQSQSGGGGDAHRIDHEGSSSQKRMGRGKIEIKRIENTTNRQVTFCKRRNGLLKKAYELSVLCDAEVALVVFSSRGRLYEYANNSVRATIERYKKAYSTSTSAESVSLNNIMYQYQYYQQESTKLKRQIREIQNLNRHILGEALSTLSLKELKNLESRLEKGLSRVRSRKHETLLAEVEFMQKR; encoded by the exons ATGGAGCTTCCCCATCAAAGTCAAAGTGGTGGAGGTGGTGATGCTCATCGTATTGATCATGAAGGATCTTCATCTCAGAAGAGAATGGGAAGAGGGAAGATCGAGATAAAGCGAATCGAGAACACGACCAATCGGCAGGTGACGTTCTGTAAGAGGCGGAACGGTTTGCTGAAGAAAGCTTATGAACTGTCTGTGCTTTGTGATGCTGAAGTCGCTCTTGTTGTCTTCTCCAGCCGTGGCCGTTTGTATGAGTATGCTAACAACAG TGTTAGGGCAACAATTGAAAGGTATAAAAAAGCATATTCTACTTCCACAAGCGCAGAATCtgt TTCTCTAAACAATATTATGTACCAATATCAGTATTACCAGCAAGAATCAACCAAATTGAAAAGACAAATCCGagagattcaaaatttaaacag GCACATCCTTGGTGAAGCACTCAGCACTCTAAGCCTTAAGGAACTAAAGAACCTTGAAAGCAGATTGGAGAAAGGCTTAAGCAGAGTCAGATCCAGAAAG CATGAAACATTGTTAGCTGAAGTTGAATTCATGCAAAAACGG
- the LOC107644031 gene encoding probable galacturonosyltransferase 15 isoform X2: MKFSISAKGIKRLTISSGAGAGGGAAEDVSLKIPSKPASGRRITARTAIPAALVLGTLLPFLFVRIAIFVLESASVRSSFDCGGWRFFSGADRSLKLRDELTRALMEANEGNDDIGAESFNELVKEFTSKQDLKTFAFKTKAMFKIWKHYHSKEKDLNYSQDHNRYLDTLRPSSRSLMNHLIIYLPKLFPDLKKIVFLDDDVVVQQDISSLWELDLNGKVSGSVFRSWCGNGCCSAGTKYMDYLNFSHPLISSSFNGNRCTWLYGMNIFDLEAWRNTNITEIYHHWLKLNLKSGLELWNPGLLPPALIAFEGQVHSINSSMLVTDLGHRHGAAEISRERVEAATVIHFAGPAKPWLEISFPEVRSLWSQYVNFSNKFTRRCGIITSEKKK, translated from the exons ATGAAGTTCTCTATATCTGCCAAGGGAATAAAGAGACTCACGATATCGAGCGGCGCCGGTGCCGGTGGCGGCGCGGCAGAAGATGTATCGCTGAAGATTCCGTCGAAGCCAGCTTCCGGTCGCCGGATTACTGCAAGGACGGCGATTCCGGCGGCGCTGGTGCTCGGAACATTGTTGCCGTTTTTGTTTGTTAGAATCGCAATCTTTGTTCTCGAATCAGCTTCGGTTCGCTCTTCTTTCG ACTGTGGAGGATGGAGGTTCTTCAGTGGAGCTGACAGGTCATTG AAACTAAGAGATGAGCTTACCAGAGCACTAATGGAGGCAAATGAGGGTAATGATGATATAGGAGCTGAGTCATTCAATGAACTTGTGAAAGAGTTTACCTCAAAACAAGACCTTAAGACTTTTGCTTTCAAGACCAAAGCCATG TTCAA AATTTGGAAGCATTATCATAGTAAAGAGAAAGACCTCAACTATAGTCAAGATCATAACAGATATTTGGACACTTTAAGGCCTAGCAGCCGTTCATTGATGAATCATCTCATCATTTACCTCCCTAAG CtgtttccagatctcaagaagaTAGTATTTCTGGATGATGATGTTGTAGTGCAACAAGACATATCTTCTTTGTGGGAACTAGATCTTAATGGTAAAGTCAGTGGTTCAGTATTCAGATCATGGTGTGGAAATGGTTGCTGCTCTGCTGGGACTAAATACATGGACTACTTGAACTTCTCACATCCTCTCATATCATCAAGCTTCAATGGCAACCGTTGTACATGGCTGTATGGCATGAATATATTTGATCTTGAAGCTTGGAGGAACACAAATATCACTGAGATTTACCATCATTGGTTGAAACTT AACCTGAAGTCTGGATTGGAATTGTGGAATCCAGGATTGCTTCCTCCTGCATTGATTGCATTTGAGGGTCAAGTACATTCTATAAACTCATCAATGCTTGTGACTGACTTAGGCCATCGCCATGGCGCTGCCGAAATTAGCAGAGAAAGAGTGGAAGCCGCCACAGTTATTCATTTCGCCGGCCCTGCAAAACCATGGCTTGAAATTAGTTTCCCAGAGGTTCGAAGTTTATGGAGTCAATATGTAAATTTCTCTAATAAATTTACAAGGAGATGTGGAATAATTAC ATCAGA aaaaaaaaagtga
- the LOC107644015 gene encoding peroxisomal fatty acid beta-oxidation multifunctional protein AIM1-like, with protein sequence MKKLKQISVPVWEYLDRFDPAPIAQGSSRMNLRPTPSVGSGQSTSTNLGVLTGVSVETMAAATSGTTARLFNTIVLLVCVPPCKFCGLFDGVNLSFARRLQDLAGYGVAVAVSKEFEGSFRGLTYKSPLLDLMIKSGRNGKNNGKGYYIYEKGSKPKPDLSILPIVEESRRLANIMPGGKPISITDQEIVEMILFPIVNEACRVLDEGIVIRASDLDIACVLGMSFPNYRGGVVFWADLVGAKHVYNSLKKWSELYGNFYKPSRYLEERAIQGIPLVRLYICYYLFEFHGT encoded by the exons ATGAAAAAGCTGAAACAGATCAGTGTTCCAGTTTGGGAATATCTTGATAGGTTTGATCCAGCTCCAATAGCACAAGGCTCAAGTCGAATGAACTTACGGCCAACCCCATCTGTTGGTTCGGGTCAATCTACTTCAACGAACCTAGGTGTATTAACAGGAGTATCAGTTGAGACCATGGCTGCAGCAACTTCAGGGACTACAGCAAGACTTTTTAA CACTATTGTTTTGTTAGTATGTGTGCCACCGTGTAAATTCTGTGGTCTGTTTGACGGAGTTAATCTTTCCTTCGCCCGCAGGCTTCAGGACTTGGCTGGCTATGGAGTAGCTGTAGCCGTTTCCAAAGAATTTGAGGGTTCATTTCGTGGTCTCACATATAAATCTCCACTGCTTGATCTTATGATCAAAAGTGGGAGAAATG GCAAAAACAATGGGAAAGGATACTACATTTATGAAAAGGGTAGCAAGCCAAAACCCGATCTTTCAATACTACCAATTGTTGAAGAGTCGAGAAGACTTGCCAATATTATGCCTGGTGGAAAG CCTATATCTATTACTGACCAAGAGATTGTAGAGATGATCCTCTTTCCAATAGTGAACGAGGCATGCCGTGTATTAGATGAAGGAATAGTTATTCGAGCATCAGACCTTGACATTGCTTGTGTTCTTGGGATGAGCTTCCCAAATTACAG GGGTGGCGTTGTTTTCTGGGCGGACTTGGTTGGGGCGAAGCATGTATATAACAGCCTAAAGAAATGGTCAGAATTATATGGTAACTTCTATAAGCCATCAAGGTATCTGGAGGAAAGGGCAATTCAGGGCATTCCTTTGGTAAGACTCTATATCTGTTATTATCTATTTGAATTTCATGGAACTTAG
- the LOC107644031 gene encoding probable galacturonosyltransferase 15 isoform X1, whose translation MKFSISAKGIKRLTISSGAGAGGGAAEDVSLKIPSKPASGRRITARTAIPAALVLGTLLPFLFVRIAIFVLESASVRSSFDCGGWRFFSGADRSLKLRDELTRALMEANEGNDDIGAESFNELVKEFTSKQDLKTFAFKTKAMFKIWKHYHSKEKDLNYSQDHNRYLDTLRPSSRSLMNHLIIYLPKLFPDLKKIVFLDDDVVVQQDISSLWELDLNGKVSGSVFRSWCGNGCCSAGTKYMDYLNFSHPLISSSFNGNRCTWLYGMNIFDLEAWRNTNITEIYHHWLKLNLKSGLELWNPGLLPPALIAFEGQVHSINSSMLVTDLGHRHGAAEISRERVEAATVIHFAGPAKPWLEISFPEVRSLWSQYVNFSNKFTRRCGIITAEKKSEKESGSYLEIHQHQ comes from the exons ATGAAGTTCTCTATATCTGCCAAGGGAATAAAGAGACTCACGATATCGAGCGGCGCCGGTGCCGGTGGCGGCGCGGCAGAAGATGTATCGCTGAAGATTCCGTCGAAGCCAGCTTCCGGTCGCCGGATTACTGCAAGGACGGCGATTCCGGCGGCGCTGGTGCTCGGAACATTGTTGCCGTTTTTGTTTGTTAGAATCGCAATCTTTGTTCTCGAATCAGCTTCGGTTCGCTCTTCTTTCG ACTGTGGAGGATGGAGGTTCTTCAGTGGAGCTGACAGGTCATTG AAACTAAGAGATGAGCTTACCAGAGCACTAATGGAGGCAAATGAGGGTAATGATGATATAGGAGCTGAGTCATTCAATGAACTTGTGAAAGAGTTTACCTCAAAACAAGACCTTAAGACTTTTGCTTTCAAGACCAAAGCCATG TTCAA AATTTGGAAGCATTATCATAGTAAAGAGAAAGACCTCAACTATAGTCAAGATCATAACAGATATTTGGACACTTTAAGGCCTAGCAGCCGTTCATTGATGAATCATCTCATCATTTACCTCCCTAAG CtgtttccagatctcaagaagaTAGTATTTCTGGATGATGATGTTGTAGTGCAACAAGACATATCTTCTTTGTGGGAACTAGATCTTAATGGTAAAGTCAGTGGTTCAGTATTCAGATCATGGTGTGGAAATGGTTGCTGCTCTGCTGGGACTAAATACATGGACTACTTGAACTTCTCACATCCTCTCATATCATCAAGCTTCAATGGCAACCGTTGTACATGGCTGTATGGCATGAATATATTTGATCTTGAAGCTTGGAGGAACACAAATATCACTGAGATTTACCATCATTGGTTGAAACTT AACCTGAAGTCTGGATTGGAATTGTGGAATCCAGGATTGCTTCCTCCTGCATTGATTGCATTTGAGGGTCAAGTACATTCTATAAACTCATCAATGCTTGTGACTGACTTAGGCCATCGCCATGGCGCTGCCGAAATTAGCAGAGAAAGAGTGGAAGCCGCCACAGTTATTCATTTCGCCGGCCCTGCAAAACCATGGCTTGAAATTAGTTTCCCAGAGGTTCGAAGTTTATGGAGTCAATATGTAAATTTCTCTAATAAATTTACAAGGAGATGTGGAATAATTACAG cagaaaaaaaaagtgagaaagaaagtGGTTCTTATTTAGAGATACATCAGcatcaataa